tttTGTAAACTAATAtgcattaattttagaaaatctgtTCTACCCGATTCTCTAGATTTGTTGTtggaaagtatttttataaatgggAGGATATTTCAATTTACTATCCGTTTATCTATCCATCACTAGGAAATTATGcttggaaggaaaataaaatttgtaattgtTAAAATGAAATTGCAGTGGTATCGTTGTATATTGCTTTCCCCCATCTAAGAATTACTAGATAAATTTTCTTTGAACTTGGATGCACAGTGATCTGAAAAAGATTCTGTCAACCTGACATTTACCCCACTTTAACTGGATTTTATTAGTAAATTCTTAAGATGAATACCCTATTAGTACCCTAATATCTTTGAATCTGATTATGGGTCAGAGGACACAGTGCATTCCAAAGGATAATATCACAAATTAcaattttcagaaatagaatgcaaaaagattttctttcatttctttaaaccttccccccgcacacacacaaaagataaataGCGACACCATTTAGAACGGCTGAAGtttaaaaataccaaatgttggtgatAGTGGGCAAGAACTAGAATTGTCCTgctctgttggtaggaatgtaaagtAGCAAAACTACTTTGGGGAGCcgacagtttctttaaaagttcatCATACacttaacatatgatccagccGCCCACTCATTGatgtttatccaagagaaattaaaatgtatgtcTCGAAAAATTGTATGCacaaatgtttgtagcagctttattcgcATATCCCAAAACTAGAGGCAATCCAAATGTCCGTCAGCAAGTGACTGCATGAGGATAATGAGATATGTCCATACAATTAATTATTgcccagccataaaaaaagaaggcaagCTGTCCAGGCAGCATCGTAGGTGGATCTGAAGTCATCATGGTGAGTGAAAGAAACCTGGCATGAATCCATACCCATGACATTCCATGTATAGGAATTCTAGATAATGCTGAAAGGagagtgggggttgcctggggaTAGGGTGGGCAGGGATTGGCTGTGTTGAGGCAGGAGAAAACTTGTAGAGTTGATGGAAACATTCTGCatcttgattatggtggtggTTCCATGGGTGTATATCTATCAGAGCTCCTTATACCATAAACTTTAAATGAATGTCGTTTATTGTACCTTAAGGtagttgaaaaattaaaataaacatctttttataaagtgaaaagacagcttTTTATTAAGATAAGCACTTGCCAAAAATGAGCcactttatttttagcatttggGCTTTCACAAAAGTTCCTTTGCTGAAAACTTCTCTCTCTTATCAGGTCTATGGCTCATCTGGATGAAACATAGTAATTTCTGGCAACTcgttgtattttgttttgaaatgaaagTCTGGCTTTGAAGTTGCAAGAACTTTTGCAGTGTATTCACAGACAGATAttcaaggacaaagagaaaatctttagaTTATCAGTCCATGACCGTAAAACTTTTTATTCCCCATAAAATTACCTTTATCTTCCCTGACAGGTCTTATTTACTACAATTTCTcttagaaatattaataataatacattaatactaGTAAATTTATGAAATAGTAAAGCTAAAAAATACTTCTAATGTATTTTGATCAATGTATTACCCAGATAGATAAAACTTGTATTTGACTTGTGAAAGTAATATTTTCCATCTCAAGTTTTAGGATGTAGAtataaagttattataatattaaaagataTTTCTATTATACTtaatgaaatttctgaaaaatattttgagattataTGCTCTGGAATCTAACATTTTAGAGATTATATCTCAGTAgataattgtcatttttattcacttatattttaaaatattttctttcctggggATTTTCTAACTTCTTCTAGAAGGATAATTGTTCTGTGTCGACTCAGAGAGGAAAATTTGCTTGCTTTTCTCATGGAATACTACAGTCAGGAATattcttttaaatcatttttacgTTCCAGCAGGCTGAGATCAGTTCTATACGGGAAAACAAAGACAGACTAAGTGACAGCACTACAGGTAAGATGAAGGGGcagctgtttttgtttctttgacagaTGTGTAGTCCATGGCCATTTAAGAgcaaaggcaggggcgcctgggtggctcagccgttaagcatctgccttcagctcaggtcatgatcccagggtcctgggatcgagccctgccttgggctccctgctcggcgggaaacctgcttctctctctcacactccccttgcttgtgttccctctcttgctgtctctctctgtcaaataaataaataagatcttaaaaaaaaaaaaaaagagcaaaggcaaaGCCTGGAGGAGTATAGggaggttggggtgcctggcacCCAGACCTGCCAGTACTACACAGGCTGACACTTTCCATACTTCCGGAGTACACCTGGATTTTAAGGAGTCTCTAAGCATGGATGCGAAAAAAATATGTCTCTGTTTCATTTGTCCCTAACTAAATGTTAGCACTTCCTTCAATTATGAATATAGACAAATAATCCCCAGTAATCTTAGCAGACCGGTGACTTTGCCAACAAGAGAGTTCACAGATAATGTCATGTCACCTAACTGTAATTGCGGGTGTCTTGAAATATCATTTACAGTCTCTCTACTAGAAATATGGCAGTTATTAGACCTGCTGCCAGATCTGGTTATTTGGTGTATTACAAAATCAGCTCTTAAGTTACTATAGCCTGGTTATTCtcttttatgcatttattttattttaaagatttatttatttattttagagagtgcatgcatgcacaagtggagggaggggcagagggagagaatcttcaagcagactcccccctgaatgtagagcccagtgtggggctcaatcccatgaccctgagatcatgacctgagccaaaaccagagcccgtcgtttaaccaactgagccacccaggcaccccccccccttttaggcattttaaataaaacattattttgcaaTGAGGTCCACTGCCACCATCAGCAAGCAGCACTCCTTGCCCCTGGGCAGCAGGTTATTTCCTGAAAGGAGAGCCAACTGAGCACCTCCGTGGCTGCACGATCTAACTTTCCTACTTTGGATTTTAGATATATGCAAAGACACAGTGTTAATAAAGTCACACGCAATTGTACTGTCTTCACCAAGACAGGGTTTAATTTATTGCCTTAAGAGTCTATCCCGCGGGTTTACCCTCTAAGAATGTACAGTACAGTATCCCCAGAGTCCATTTAAAATGTCACATTCACTTTCTTAGCCTATTATGCATTTTATGTGTTTGGAACTTTTAACTTACAGAATTTAGAAATACTAAGCTTTCGAATTCCTGGCAGAGATCCATGTTAATTGAACACGTGTTACATTGGATTCTTTTAAAACCatccattatattttatttttttaaaaatgtatttattttagagcatgtgtgcaagtagggggaggggcagaaggagagagaacctcaaggagactccccactgagcgcagagcccgatgcagggctcagtcttaggaccccgagatcatgacctgagctgaaaccaagaatcagatacTCAACCAgtggagtcacccaggcgcccctccattgtATTTGAGAAGTAATTTCTGTAGCTTAGAATTATAGTCATGCTCTGGTTTATTCCAAATTCACCAGACATTATATCAAGGGGACTCTATAAAGCTGTGGTTTAGGCACCAGACATCAGAAGTAAGCATTTCTTCTGATGTCATTTTGCATCCTTCCAAATTAAGATGAAAGTTTTCATCTTTGCATTAAATGGCTATGAGAAAATAATAACATAACAGTAAAGAATGTAGGTCAGCGCTATCAGATTGTGGTCTGTAAACTGTTGCCAGTCTACAGGAAATAAGAAGTTTGCACCAGAAAGCCATCCAGCAATACCGCTAAGCAAACTATTTTGTCCagcagacttttcttttttccattggaacACTGCTGAATGCCATTCTGGAACAAGGTTCTTGTCTCAGTGAGCACTTTGAGTAGCATTGCTTTAGATGCCATTTCAGCACAATAATCAGTAGGATGTCAGAAAGTGATGGTTTACCAACAGTGGGATTGTGGGATTCAAAGGAGACCATTTCCTGATGGGGTGGTCATCAGGTCATCGAATGCTGTAAGGAGGAAGCAGAGTTTGACGTGGGTCCTGAAAGATGCCTACAAGTAACCTAGCCGAAGAAATGCTGCAAGGGCAAGCTTAGGCATGAAGAATTAAAGCAGCAGCCTTGTGTTGAGAATATAGAGGGTATGATGGAAAGTTTGAATCTGAGGAAGATGTAATACTAGAGATCATGGGTCGTACACCTGAAAAAGTACATTGACACCAGATGATGGAGACCTTAACCCAGAGGAAGGAGTCTGGAGAttaattttggagagagagagtgattaaAGCACTTGAACCACAGGAATGTTTTAGGAAGCATGTTTTAGGAAGATTAGCCTGACAGTGTTGGGCAAGGCTATATTTGTCctatggagaggagagagagctttGTTACAGGGCTGTTTGCAGGGTTTCCAAGCCAGGGGCTAAAGTTTGAACTAGAGTAACGGTGGTAGGGATAAGAAGTGAACCAGGATACTTCTAAAAGGATTCACAGAAATGGGACTTAGTCATGGGAGGAACAAAAAAGCAACCAAGGTATGATACTTAATCAGGCGAATGGAAAATGTATGAGCAAATCCCATCAGTTTTCAGATGAGCTGTATACATCCAGGCATCCGGTCCTGTGCTGGGGGTACCCCAGGAAGGGAACCCCAGGACCCGGGAACTGCTGTTCCTCTACCCAGCTGCTAGGGGCTTTTGTTCAGAGCCAGAGCCAGGAAGAAGCCGAGGGTTGGGTAGAAAGTGACTTGGTTAAAGGTCAGAGAAAGactggtttaattttttaaatattattttaaattgctttccaCTTTTCCAAGGTGCTGATAGCTTATTGGATATAAGTTCTGAAGCCGACCAACAAGATCTTCTTGTCCTGTTGCAAGCAAAAGTCGCTTCTCTTACCTTACACAATAAGGAATTACAAGATAAATTACAGGTGGGTACAGAGATTGCTACCACGGGACTCTTCTGTAGGGTCAGACTACGGGGATTTTTCAGGTTAGTCAgatgatattttgttttaaacatctccagtggtttcttccttttttaatataGTTAGCCTCAAGCATTTTATAGTTTGAAATTATCTGTTTGTTGAGAGAGGAGGTATTCATTAACTCCATTTCTGTAAATTGCTAAATTGGTCAATCACACATAATTATATACTTAGTGTGTGTTATTTATGAcatatacgtgtatgtgtgtgtgtgcatgtgtagaGCTGATCATTTAGCAGATTTAAGAACTTAAATAAGAAGTAGCTGTACTAATAAGCCCATTGCCCCTTTTGGCAACTGGAATAATatgagaagcaaaggaaaaattacGAGTCAGAGGCTTTAGAGCCAAAACAAATCTCGTGTTTTTAAAGTGGCACACATCAGCGGTCCTAATAGAGCAAAGAATAAGCTTAGTGTCATTAATCGGCCTCTCATGTCCGGGACCATATTTTGTCAGGGGGCAAGGGTACACATAAAGGGACCCTGCGGCTCTCCCGTACATAAGCTTTGGGTTTGTTCTCTCCTCCCCGTTGCTTGCTCACCTGACCACATCTTTGGTGCCATTTCGTTCTTGCCTTTTTCCCAGGCCAAGTCACCcaaggaggcagaagcagacctGAGCTTTGACTCCTACCATTCCACTCAAACTGACTTGGCCCCACCCCTGGGCAAACCTAGTGACACCTCTCCCCCAGACTCCAAATCATCTCCACCTGTCTTACCACATTCTTCAAGTAAATCCACTCTGGACAGCGATGGCCGTATTCAGCAACTACAAGAGATTTTGCAAGACCTGCAGAAGAGACTGGAGAGCTCTgaagcagagaagcagcagctCCAGGCCGAGCTCCGGTCCAGAAGGGCCGAGTCGGTGTGCGTGAACAGTGTGGAGATTTCAGAGAACAGCTCCGACCTCAGccagaaactgaaagaaacccAGAGCAAGTACGAGGAAGCAATGAAAGAAGTCCTCAACGTGCAGAAGCAGATGAAACTGGGCCTCGTCTCGCCCGAAAGCGTGGACAGTTACTCGCGTCTCCGGGAGCTGAGGATCACCGAGGAGGAAATAGATGTGCTAAAGCAGGACCTCCAGAATGCGGtggaagaaagtgaaagaaataaagagaaggtGAGAGAGTTAGAAGAAAAACTtgtagagagggagaaaggtaTGGTCATCAAGCCTCCCGTGGAAGAGTATGAGGAAATGAAAAGTTCATATTGCTCTGTCATTGAGAACATGAATAAAGAGAAAGCATTTTTGTTTGAGAAGTACCAAGAAGCCCAAGAAGAAATCATGAAATTAAAAGATGCCCTCAAGAGTCATATGACCCAGGAGGCCGGCGATGAAGCCGGGGACATGAAAGAGGCCATGAACAGGATGATTGATGAACTCAATAAACAGGTGAGCGAGCTGTCCCAGCTGTACAAAGAAGCCCAGGCCGAGCTGGAGGATTATAGGAAGAGGAAATCTCTGGAAGACGTAACGGCCGACTACATCCACAAAGCGGAGCATGAGAAACTGCTGCAAGTGACAGACGTATCCAGAGCTAAGGCAGAAGAGGCCTTGTCCGAAATGAAGTCTCAGTACTCAAAGGTGTTGCATGAGTTGACCCAGCTCAAACAGCTGGTGGACTCCCAGAAAGAGAATTCGGTCTCCATCACAGAACATTTGCAAGTGATAACCACGCTGCGGGCTACCGCCaaagagatggaggaaaaaataagcaGTCTCAAAGAGCACCTTGCAAGCAAGGAAGGAGAAGTGGCAAGGCTGGAGAAACAGCTTCTGGAAGAGAAGGCCGCCATGACCGACGCCATGGTGCCCAGGTCTGCCTATGCAAAGCTCCAGTCATCATTAGAAGGCGAGGTGAGTGTGTTGGCCTCAAAATTGAAGGATtcagtaaaagagaaagagaaggcccATTCGGAGCTCGCCCAGATGAGAAGTGAGGTGTcacaaatgaaaagggaaaaggagaatgtTCAGGCTCTCTTAAA
This region of Ursus arctos isolate Adak ecotype North America unplaced genomic scaffold, UrsArc2.0 scaffold_15, whole genome shotgun sequence genomic DNA includes:
- the RAI14 gene encoding ankycorbin isoform X10 yields the protein MRKTNEWNKNDDRLLQAVENGDAEKVSSLLGKKGASATKHDSEGKTAFHLAATKGHVECLRVMVTHGVDVTAQDTAGHSALHLAAKNSHHECVRKLLQSKCPAESVDSSGKTALHYAAAQGCLQAVQALCEHKSPINLKDLDGSIPLLLAVQNGHSEVCCFLLDHGADVNSRDKNGRTALMLACEISSSNIVEALIKKGADLNLVDSLGHNALHYSKLSENTAIQSLLLSKISQDSDLKTPTKPKQHDQVSKLSSERSGTPKKRKAPPPPISPTQLSDVSSPRSITSTPLSGKESVFFAEPPFKAEISSIRENKDRLSDSTTGADSLLDISSEADQQDLLVLLQAKVASLTLHNKELQDKLQAKSPKEAEADLSFDSYHSTQTDLAPPLGKPSDTSPPDSKSSPPVLPHSSSKSTLDSDGRIQQLQEILQDLQKRLESSEAEKQQLQAELRSRRAESVCVNSVEISENSSDLSQKLKETQSKYEEAMKEVLNVQKQMKLGLVSPESVDSYSRLRELRITEEEIDVLKQDLQNAVEESERNKEKVRELEEKLVEREKGMVIKPPVEEYEEMKSSYCSVIENMNKEKAFLFEKYQEAQEEIMKLKDALKSHMTQEAGDEAGDMKEAMNRMIDELNKQVSELSQLYKEAQAELEDYRKRKSLEDVTADYIHKAEHEKLLQVTDVSRAKAEEALSEMKSQYSKVLHELTQLKQLVDSQKENSVSITEHLQVITTLRATAKEMEEKISSLKEHLASKEGEVARLEKQLLEEKAAMTDAMVPRSAYAKLQSSLEGEVSVLASKLKDSVKEKEKAHSELAQMRSEVSQMKREKENVQALLKAKEQEANELRQQFQDAQEELAEMKRQSESSSKLEEDKDKKINEMSKEVTKLKEALNSLSQLSYSASSSKRQSQQLEALQQQVKQLQNQLAECKKQHQEVISVYRMHLLYAVQGQMDEDVQKVLKQILTMCKNQSQKK
- the RAI14 gene encoding ankycorbin isoform X4, with amino-acid sequence MKSLKAKFRKSDTNEWNKNDDRLLQAVENGDAEKVSSLLGKKGASATKHDSEGKTAFHLAATKGHVECLRVMVTHGVDVTAQDTAGHSALHLAAKNSHHECVRKLLQSKCPAESVDSSGKTALHYAAAQGCLQAVQALCEHKSPINLKDLDGSIPLLLAVQNGHSEVCCFLLDHGADVNSRDKNGRTALMLACEISSSNIVEALIKKGADLNLVDSLGHNALHYSKLSENTAIQSLLLSKISQDSDLKTPTKPKQHDQVSKLSSERSGTPKKRKAPPPPISPTQLSDVSSPRSITSTPLSGKESVFFAEPPFKAEISSIRENKDRLSDSTTGADSLLDISSEADQQDLLVLLQAKVASLTLHNKELQDKLQAKSPKEAEADLSFDSYHSTQTDLAPPLGKPSDTSPPDSKSSPPVLPHSSSKSTLDSDGRIQQLQEILQDLQKRLESSEAEKQQLQAELRSRRAESVCVNSVEISENSSDLSQKLKETQSKYEEAMKEVLNVQKQMKLGLVSPESVDSYSRLRELRITEEEIDVLKQDLQNAVEESERNKEKVRELEEKLVEREKGMVIKPPVEEYEEMKSSYCSVIENMNKEKAFLFEKYQEAQEEIMKLKDALKSHMTQEAGDEAGDMKEAMNRMIDELNKQVSELSQLYKEAQAELEDYRKRKSLEDVTADYIHKAEHEKLLQVTDVSRAKAEEALSEMKSQYSKVLHELTQLKQLVDSQKENSVSITEHLQVITTLRATAKEMEEKISSLKEHLASKEGEVARLEKQLLEEKAAMTDAMVPRSAYAKLQSSLEGEVSVLASKLKDSVKEKEKAHSELAQMRSEVSQMKREKENVQALLKAKEQEANELRQQFQDAQEELAEMKRQSESSSKLEEDKDKKINEMSKEVTKLKEALNSLSQLSYSASSSKRQSQQLEALQQQVKQLQNQLAECKKQHQEVISVYRMHLLYAVQGQMDEDVQKVLKQILTMCKNQSQKK
- the RAI14 gene encoding ankycorbin isoform X8, translating into MCKLASRSFQVASFSHRPGKEKTLFQSLLTSCCSIELLMFPFGKPVFLSVSMVKGKTNEWNKNDDRLLQAVENGDAEKVSSLLGKKGASATKHDSEGKTAFHLAATKGHVECLRVMVTHGVDVTAQDTAGHSALHLAAKNSHHECVRKLLQSKCPAESVDSSGKTALHYAAAQGCLQAVQALCEHKSPINLKDLDGSIPLLLAVQNGHSEVCCFLLDHGADVNSRDKNGRTALMLACEISSSNIVEALIKKGADLNLVDSLGHNALHYSKLSENTAIQSLLLSKISQDSDLKTPTKPKQHDQVSKLSSERSGTPKKRKAPPPPISPTQLSDVSSPRSITSTPLSGKESVFFAEPPFKAEISSIRENKDRLSDSTTGADSLLDISSEADQQDLLVLLQAKVASLTLHNKELQDKLQAKSPKEAEADLSFDSYHSTQTDLAPPLGKPSDTSPPDSKSSPPVLPHSSSKSTLDSDGRIQQLQEILQDLQKRLESSEAEKQQLQAELRSRRAESVCVNSVEISENSSDLSQKLKETQSKYEEAMKEVLNVQKQMKLGLVSPESVDSYSRLRELRITEEEIDVLKQDLQNAVEESERNKEKVRELEEKLVEREKGMVIKPPVEEYEEMKSSYCSVIENMNKEKAFLFEKYQEAQEEIMKLKDALKSHMTQEAGDEAGDMKEAMNRMIDELNKQVSELSQLYKEAQAELEDYRKRKSLEDVTADYIHKAEHEKLLQVTDVSRAKAEEALSEMKSQYSKVLHELTQLKQLVDSQKENSVSITEHLQVITTLRATAKEMEEKISSLKEHLASKEGEVARLEKQLLEEKAAMTDAMVPRSAYAKLQSSLEGEVSVLASKLKDSVKEKEKAHSELAQMRSEVSQMKREKENVQALLKAKEQEANELRQQFQDAQEELAEMKRQSESSSKLEEDKDKKINEMSKEVTKLKEALNSLSQLSYSASSSKRQSQQLEALQQQVKQLQNQLAECKKQHQEVISVYRMHLLYAVQGQMDEDVQKVLKQILTMCKNQSQKK
- the RAI14 gene encoding ankycorbin isoform X12, translated to MKSLKAKFRKSDTNEWNKNDDRLLQAVENGDAEKVSSLLGKKGASATKHDSEGKTAFHLAATKGHVECLRVMVTHGVDVTAQDTAGHSALHLAAKNSHHECVRKLLQSKCPAESVDSSGKTALHYAAAQGCLQAVQALCEHKSPINLKDLDGSIPLLLAVQNGHSEVCCFLLDHGADVNSRDKNGRTALMLACEISSSNIVEALIKKGADLNLVDSLGHNALHYSKLSENTAIQSLLLSKISQDSDLKTPTKPKQLSDVSSPRSITSTPLSGKESVFFAEPPFKAEISSIRENKDRLSDSTTGADSLLDISSEADQQDLLVLLQAKVASLTLHNKELQDKLQAKSPKEAEADLSFDSYHSTQTDLAPPLGKPSDTSPPDSKSSPPVLPHSSSKSTLDSDGRIQQLQEILQDLQKRLESSEAEKQQLQAELRSRRAESVCVNSVEISENSSDLSQKLKETQSKYEEAMKEVLNVQKQMKLGLVSPESVDSYSRLRELRITEEEIDVLKQDLQNAVEESERNKEKVRELEEKLVEREKGMVIKPPVEEYEEMKSSYCSVIENMNKEKAFLFEKYQEAQEEIMKLKDALKSHMTQEAGDEAGDMKEAMNRMIDELNKQVSELSQLYKEAQAELEDYRKRKSLEDVTADYIHKAEHEKLLQVTDVSRAKAEEALSEMKSQYSKVLHELTQLKQLVDSQKENSVSITEHLQVITTLRATAKEMEEKISSLKEHLASKEGEVARLEKQLLEEKAAMTDAMVPRSAYAKLQSSLEGEVSVLASKLKDSVKEKEKAHSELAQMRSEVSQMKREKENVQALLKAKEQEANELRQQFQDAQEELAEMKRQSESSSKLEEDKDKKINEMSKEVTKLKEALNSLSQLSYSASSSKRQSQQLEALQQQVKQLQNQLAECKKQHQEVISVYRMHLLYAVQGQMDEDVQKVLKQILTMCKNQSQKK
- the RAI14 gene encoding ankycorbin isoform X2, which translates into the protein MCKLASRSFQVASFSHRPGKEKTLFQSLLTSCCSIELLMFPFGKPVFLSVSMVKGKTNEWNKNDDRLLQAVENGDAEKVSSLLGKKGASATKHDSEGKTAFHLAATKGHVECLRVMVTHGVDVTAQDTAGHSALHLAAKNSHHECVRKLLQSKCPAESVDSSGKTALHYAAAQGCLQAVQALCEHKSPINLKDLDGSIPLLLAVQNGHSEVCCFLLDHGADVNSRDKNGRTALMLACEISSSNIVEALIKKGADLNLVDSLGHNALHYSKLSENTAIQSLLLSKISQDSDLKTPTKPKQLSDVSSPRSITSTPLSGKESVFFAEPPFKAEISSIRENKDRLSDSTTGADSLLDISSEADQQDLLVLLQAKVASLTLHNKELQDKLQAKSPKEAEADLSFDSYHSTQTDLAPPLGKPSDTSPPDSKSSPPVLPHSSSKSTLDSDGRIQQLQEILQDLQKRLESSEAEKQQLQAELRSRRAESVCVNSVEISENSSDLSQKLKETQSKYEEAMKEVLNVQKQMKLGLVSPESVDSYSRLRELRITEEEIDVLKQDLQNAVEESERNKEKVRELEEKLVEREKGMVIKPPVEEYEEMKSSYCSVIENMNKEKAFLFEKYQEAQEEIMKLKDALKSHMTQEAGDEAGDMKEAMNRMIDELNKQVSELSQLYKEAQAELEDYRKRKSLEDVTADYIHKAEHEKLLQVTDVSRAKAEEALSEMKSQYSKVLHELTQLKQLVDSQKENSVSITEHLQVITTLRATAKEMEEKISSLKEHLASKEGEVARLEKQLLEEKAAMTDAMVPRSAYAKLQSSLEGEVSVLASKLKDSVKEKEKAHSELAQMRSEVSQMKREKENVQALLKAKEQEANELRQQFQDAQEELAEMKRQSESSSKLEEDKDKKINEMSKEVTKLKEALNSLSQLSYSASSSKRQSQQLEALQQQVKQLQNQLAECKKQHQEVISVYRMHLLYAVQGQMDEDVQKVLKQILTMCKNQSQKK
- the RAI14 gene encoding ankycorbin isoform X14 translates to MSGLRNTNEWNKNDDRLLQAVENGDAEKVSSLLGKKGASATKHDSEGKTAFHLAATKGHVECLRVMVTHGVDVTAQDTAGHSALHLAAKNSHHECVRKLLQSKCPAESVDSSGKTALHYAAAQGCLQAVQALCEHKSPINLKDLDGSIPLLLAVQNGHSEVCCFLLDHGADVNSRDKNGRTALMLACEISSSNIVEALIKKGADLNLVDSLGHNALHYSKLSENTAIQSLLLSKISQDSDLKTPTKPKQLSDVSSPRSITSTPLSGKESVFFAEPPFKAEISSIRENKDRLSDSTTGADSLLDISSEADQQDLLVLLQAKVASLTLHNKELQDKLQAKSPKEAEADLSFDSYHSTQTDLAPPLGKPSDTSPPDSKSSPPVLPHSSSKSTLDSDGRIQQLQEILQDLQKRLESSEAEKQQLQAELRSRRAESVCVNSVEISENSSDLSQKLKETQSKYEEAMKEVLNVQKQMKLGLVSPESVDSYSRLRELRITEEEIDVLKQDLQNAVEESERNKEKVRELEEKLVEREKGMVIKPPVEEYEEMKSSYCSVIENMNKEKAFLFEKYQEAQEEIMKLKDALKSHMTQEAGDEAGDMKEAMNRMIDELNKQVSELSQLYKEAQAELEDYRKRKSLEDVTADYIHKAEHEKLLQVTDVSRAKAEEALSEMKSQYSKVLHELTQLKQLVDSQKENSVSITEHLQVITTLRATAKEMEEKISSLKEHLASKEGEVARLEKQLLEEKAAMTDAMVPRSAYAKLQSSLEGEVSVLASKLKDSVKEKEKAHSELAQMRSEVSQMKREKENVQALLKAKEQEANELRQQFQDAQEELAEMKRQSESSSKLEEDKDKKINEMSKEVTKLKEALNSLSQLSYSASSSKRQSQQLEALQQQVKQLQNQLAECKKQHQEVISVYRMHLLYAVQGQMDEDVQKVLKQILTMCKNQSQKK
- the RAI14 gene encoding ankycorbin isoform X7; this encodes MSGLRNTNEWNKNDDRLLQAVENGDAEKVSSLLGKKGASATKHDSEGKTAFHLAATKGHVECLRVMVTHGVDVTAQDTAGHSALHLAAKNSHHECVRKLLQSKCPAESVDSSGKTALHYAAAQGCLQAVQALCEHKSPINLKDLDGSIPLLLAVQNGHSEVCCFLLDHGADVNSRDKNGRTALMLACEISSSNIVEALIKKGADLNLVDSLGHNALHYSKLSENTAIQSLLLSKISQDSDLKTPTKPKQHDQVSKLSSERSGTPKKRKAPPPPISPTQLSDVSSPRSITSTPLSGKESVFFAEPPFKAEISSIRENKDRLSDSTTGADSLLDISSEADQQDLLVLLQAKVASLTLHNKELQDKLQAKSPKEAEADLSFDSYHSTQTDLAPPLGKPSDTSPPDSKSSPPVLPHSSSKSTLDSDGRIQQLQEILQDLQKRLESSEAEKQQLQAELRSRRAESVCVNSVEISENSSDLSQKLKETQSKYEEAMKEVLNVQKQMKLGLVSPESVDSYSRLRELRITEEEIDVLKQDLQNAVEESERNKEKVRELEEKLVEREKGMVIKPPVEEYEEMKSSYCSVIENMNKEKAFLFEKYQEAQEEIMKLKDALKSHMTQEAGDEAGDMKEAMNRMIDELNKQVSELSQLYKEAQAELEDYRKRKSLEDVTADYIHKAEHEKLLQVTDVSRAKAEEALSEMKSQYSKVLHELTQLKQLVDSQKENSVSITEHLQVITTLRATAKEMEEKISSLKEHLASKEGEVARLEKQLLEEKAAMTDAMVPRSAYAKLQSSLEGEVSVLASKLKDSVKEKEKAHSELAQMRSEVSQMKREKENVQALLKAKEQEANELRQQFQDAQEELAEMKRQSESSSKLEEDKDKKINEMSKEVTKLKEALNSLSQLSYSASSSKRQSQQLEALQQQVKQLQNQLAECKKQHQEVISVYRMHLLYAVQGQMDEDVQKVLKQILTMCKNQSQKK
- the RAI14 gene encoding ankycorbin isoform X16, which codes for MRKTNEWNKNDDRLLQAVENGDAEKVSSLLGKKGASATKHDSEGKTAFHLAATKGHVECLRVMVTHGVDVTAQDTAGHSALHLAAKNSHHECVRKLLQSKCPAESVDSSGKTALHYAAAQGCLQAVQALCEHKSPINLKDLDGSIPLLLAVQNGHSEVCCFLLDHGADVNSRDKNGRTALMLACEISSSNIVEALIKKGADLNLVDSLGHNALHYSKLSENTAIQSLLLSKISQDSDLKTPTKPKQLSDVSSPRSITSTPLSGKESVFFAEPPFKAEISSIRENKDRLSDSTTGADSLLDISSEADQQDLLVLLQAKVASLTLHNKELQDKLQAKSPKEAEADLSFDSYHSTQTDLAPPLGKPSDTSPPDSKSSPPVLPHSSSKSTLDSDGRIQQLQEILQDLQKRLESSEAEKQQLQAELRSRRAESVCVNSVEISENSSDLSQKLKETQSKYEEAMKEVLNVQKQMKLGLVSPESVDSYSRLRELRITEEEIDVLKQDLQNAVEESERNKEKVRELEEKLVEREKGMVIKPPVEEYEEMKSSYCSVIENMNKEKAFLFEKYQEAQEEIMKLKDALKSHMTQEAGDEAGDMKEAMNRMIDELNKQVSELSQLYKEAQAELEDYRKRKSLEDVTADYIHKAEHEKLLQVTDVSRAKAEEALSEMKSQYSKVLHELTQLKQLVDSQKENSVSITEHLQVITTLRATAKEMEEKISSLKEHLASKEGEVARLEKQLLEEKAAMTDAMVPRSAYAKLQSSLEGEVSVLASKLKDSVKEKEKAHSELAQMRSEVSQMKREKENVQALLKAKEQEANELRQQFQDAQEELAEMKRQSESSSKLEEDKDKKINEMSKEVTKLKEALNSLSQLSYSASSSKRQSQQLEALQQQVKQLQNQLAECKKQHQEVISVYRMHLLYAVQGQMDEDVQKVLKQILTMCKNQSQKK